The window ATTTACGGGCGGGCGGATTTCCTGGCCAGCGATTACTATAACGGTGTCGATCCCCTGCGGATGGCCGGTCCCCGCGTGGTGTTTGGTATCGACTGGGTGTTCCTCGATTGACAGGGCTATCCGGCGTAACCGCATGCGCGAGCAGCGGGAACAGCCATCCTGCGGTTTCCGACGATAATATGTGCTGTAAGTTCACCCTCGCACGCTTTTTGCATTCCAGACCAACAGGATTTGCAGTAAATGGTTTTTTCGTGGCGATAACATTTATCCGCCAGACCGCCTTGATGGCGATAAGTTACGGGGAATAATATATTTACATATCTATTGGCGCTGAAGGATAAATGACAGCCTCTCTCAGGACCGGTGCTGGCGCGACAGCGCAGTCGAGGGTATTTTCTGCCGGATTCCGCGAGAACGGAGAGACAGAAAGCTCAACGGGACTTAAAGTTGCATCCATTTTGGTTCGATATCAGAACAGGGACATTACGCGTCCGAAACTGAGAGGTAAACGTGCACAGGCTTAGCTTGATTACCGCGGCATTTATCATGCTCGCACTGACCGCCGGCGGTTTGACGGCGCAAACCGCCACAGTCCGCCGGCAGGCGTCGCTGATGGACATGCCCGGCGGCGGCGAGGCGGTGGTGCTCGACGTGCTCAGCCAGGGTATGAGCGTGGAGGTGCTGACAATCCAGGGCAACTGGGTGCGGGTGCGGATTCCCGCCACCAGCGAAGTCGGCTGGGTCGAGAGCGCGGTGCTGGCCCGCGTGAGCTCCGGTACGGGCGATGCTTCCGACATGCCGGGCGGGGTGGGTATGAGCGGAAGGGAGATGGAGAGAGTGGAAGGCAGGGTGGAAGCGATGACCGGCGACCTTGAGGATATCGAAGCACGGATTGACAGCCTGCTGACCGGAATGTCCGGTGAGGAAAGCGCCGCCGCGGGCGAGGGTGCGATGGAAGGCGAGCAAGATTTGCGTGGTTCCGGCGGGATGATGCGAGCCGCGCCTTACGGCGTTTACACGGCACTTCCGGAAGGCGATTACCGCTGGCGCAACCAGTTCCTGATGGGCACGTATATCCGCGGCGGTCAGAACTACTACGGTCTGGCGCTCACCCGCGCTCTGGACAGCAGGGGCCGCAACGTGCTGGTTGGACGCGCACAGTACGGCCTCGGTGAAATCAGGGGCAAGACGGATGATTTTATCGACTGGACAGTGGGCATGGATTTCAATCTTTTTCCCGAAACCTATGTTATTTACCCCTATTTCGGCGCGCATTTCGGCATGCGGCATCTGCTCGAAGACACACTTGCCGACCGTCATTTCTTCATCGCCGCGCCAACGCTGGGGATTCGCGCCGAGCTGGGCAATATTTTTACCCTCGGCGCCGAACTCCGCGGCCTGTTCCGTTTCGAGAGCGGCCACCGTCGCGACGACGGGATGGTCGGGTTCACCTGCGGTTACAGCTGGTAAGCCCTGTCAAGTTCGGTCACACAGTACAACTCCCCGATTTCCCGGATAATCGTCTCCACAATTTATGCTCCCGCGAGTACTTTCCGCGCTCTATTTGCCGAAAATTGATTGACTTTTTTGCAATTAGAAGTAAATTAGAAACCTGAGCATCGATTCCTTGTCTCCCTCCGAAACCATTGCAGTTCTTGAAGATAGAATATTGTATTCCCGGGCTGAGCCTGGACCTGTTATCGCCGCATTAACCCGGCGGGCAAGCTGAGTTGGACGGGAATCCATGACCGGCATTCCAGCGGATTGTTTACCATTCCCGGATCATGCCGGATCGGATGAATTACTTTCCATCGAATTCTTCTATCCGGACAGCTTCTGCCTCCATACACGTCCCGGCATTGGAAACCGATAGCGAACCATATAGACAAGAACTGATTTGAAAATATTTATCAATTGATTGACTGGAAATCGCGCACCCGCTACAGGAGGATTAAATGAGAAAATCTGGTCCGGCAGCACTTTTGTTTTTCGCAGCCGTGTTTGCCGCAGCAAACGTTTTCGCCCTGAGCAATTCGCTGGAGGAGCTGCTCCGCGACGAAGAAATAATCATGCCCGATAACCTGGAGGAGCGCTACGCCGGTTCCGCTGCGGTGATCGTGCTGGACAGGAAGGAAATCAACCAGAGCCGTTCGATCGATCCGGTCTATATCCGCCGTCACGTGGCGGTCAAGGTGCTGAACGAGGACGGCGTCCGCGAGTTCAGTACGGTGAAGGTGCCGTATTACGAGCAGGTCAAGGTCAACGATTTCAAGGCCCAGATCATCCGCGGCGGTCAGACTATCGAGGTCAAAGGTATCATCAACCGCGATGTGGACCTGGCAAACGCGGACAAGGATTTCATCTACCCCGTGGCGATGGGCAGCAATGTCTTCGTCCTCCGCCAGATCGAAGTTGCCCGCACCCCTACGAGCACTGACCTGCTTAAACTGACCTCAACCGATGGTTTCCACAAGCAGAAGGACAGGGCCTGGAAGATCCGCCAGATCGATTTTCCCGGCCTCCAGCCCGGTGATATTATCGAATACGAGTACCAGTTCGAGGACAAACGCGCCCAGCTCTACGGCTACTTTTATTTCGAGAGAAAACACCCGGCACTGAAACTGCAGCATATCACCCAAAACACCAGGATGTTGAAATTCAATTATGAGAGTACCAACTTTACCCGCAGGCCGAAAACCGTTTTCGAGCCGAGGTTTACCAACCAAGAAGAGTACGACAACATGCGGATCCGCGACGCCCTGCGCACGGTCGATATCAACAACCCCGACAGTTGGCAGTTCTACGGCCACCAGTATTTCGAGGTGACCCTGGACACCGTGCCGGCGTTTCCCGCCGACCTTCCGCTGGCTCCGACTTTTGCCGAGGCCGCCTCCCGGATCGATTTCCTGCTTGCCGAAATCTACAATGTCTGGTTCGCCACCGATTCCGACGCCCGGGTGCGCCGGGAGTATTTCAGCCCCAACTGGAATTTCGTCTTCAAGCGGCTTACCGAACGCAACTTTCCCAATGAAAGCCGCAGCAAGCGGGCGATCAGCGAGATCAGCAATGTGATTGCATCGGCGAATTCACCCCGGGAGAAAGTGAACGCCGCGGTGGCCTGGGCGCGCGAAAATCTGGTTTGCACAAACGAACTCGACCGCTGGGACGGCTATTACTGGAGTTCCAAAGCCGAGCATCCTGATAATGTGCTGCGCTCCAAAGAGGGCAACAGCGACGATATCGCCCATTTTCTGATCTCCGCGCTGTGGTACAACAACCTGCCGGTATTCCCGTTTTATACCAAACGCAGGTCCTCGGGCATGCTGCTGAAAAACGTGCCGATCGAAACCCAGTTCGACTGCACACTGCTGGCGCTCGAGGTCAGCCGTCGCCGCTTTGAGTTCTGGCAGCCGATCCTGGATGTGCCGATGCCGCCCGATTATATCGATCCGCAGTACGAGGGCCAGCTCGGCTTCGTCAATCAGAGCGACGACGAGGACGTGATCGTCGAGAACGCCAAGATCCCGGTCAGCGAGGCGACCAAGCACGTCTGTAAACTGGATGGCTCGTTCGAGCTGGCGGCCGACGGTACTCTGAGCGGGTCGGTGAACCAGACGCTCAACGGTCATTTCGCCACGGCGATTAAACGTCAGCTGCTGGTCCGCCAGGCGGGGCCGGCCGATGCGCTGGCCGCCATGCTCTACACCAGGTGGGGCGAAGTTACGGTCGAGGGCGAGCCGCAGATCAGCGACCCCAAGGCCCTGTCCGGCCAGATGACTGTCTCGGCTAAGCTGAGTATCCTCGGCGCCGCCACGGCCGGTGCCGACGGTCTCGTCCTCAAATCCTCGCTGCTGACCGACCCGGTAAGTATCCAGCTGGATGGTTCGGAACGCAAACTCGCGGTTGTTTATCCGCATACCGGTGACTATCAGAGTTCGTTCGAGATAACTATTCCGGCGGGTTACGCGCTGCCCGACAGCCTTCCCGAACCCGTGGAGCTCAAGACCCGCGGTTTCTATTTTACCCGGGTGGTGGCCAGGCAGTCGGACAACACTCTGCTGATCAAGCGCGATTTCGCTATCGATGGAGGTTTGAGCGTGGCCGGCAGGTTGTACAACCGGCGCTATGCTGCTCTCTACAAGCAGATTCAGGAAGCGGACGCTGTCGAGCTGACGCTGAAGAAACTTTGAGCTGACCGCGATTCGGCTCAGCGAGTTCAGCCTTGACTGGAAAGCCGCCGCTCCGGCTGGTGCGTTGATCGCCCCCGGCGGCGGCTTTCCGTCTTTAAGCTGGAGGCCCTGAGTCTTGAGGAGGATTACATGAGTGATAACGACATTCGCACCCAGCTGTTTATCGGCGGAGAATGGGTGGAAAGCGATGAGAGCTTCCCGGTGGTCAACCCCTACGATGAGTCCGAGCTGGCGCCGGTCAGCGCGGCGGGTCCCGAACATCTGGAGCAGGCTGTCCGGGCGGCCGCGGCCAGCGGGATGGAGGACCTGACAGCACACCGCCGTTACCTGGTTCTCGATGAAGTTTCCCGGCGGATCAAAGACGAGCGCGAAAAACTGACCTCCCTGATTGTCCGCGAGGCCGGCAAGCCTGTACGCTATGCCGCGGGCGAGGTGGAACGCGCCGTGCAGACATTCAGTTTCGCGGCCGGAGAGGCCCGCAGGCTGCACGGCAGTACGATGGAACTCGACGCGCATCCCGAGGGCAAGGACCATTTCGCGTTCTACCACCGCTTCCCCCTGGGCATTATCGGCGCGATCAGCCCGTTTAATTTTCCGCTCAACCTGGTGGCCCATAAAGTTGCTCCGGCGCTGGCCGCGGGCAATTCTGTGATTCTCAAGCCGGCCAGCACCACGCCGCTGGTGGCCCTGGAGCTGGCGCGGATTATCTCCGATGCCGGCGCGCCGCCGGGCGCGATCAATGTCCTGCCCGGTAGCGGGAGCAAACTCGGCTCGCCGCTGGTGGAGCACCCGGATGTCGCCATGATCACGTTCACAGGATCGCTGGAAGTGGGGCGACGGATCAGGCGTGATGCGGGGATGAAACGGGTCACGCTCGAACTCGGTTCCAACAGCGCGCTGATTGTGGATGACGACAGCCGCCTGGACGAGGCGGTATCGCGCAGCATAATCGGCGCGTTCGCCTACAGCGGCCAGGTCTGTATCTCTATCCAGCGGATCCTGCTGCGCTCTTCCCTGGCCGGCCGGTTTATTGAACAGTTCGTTCCCGCGGTGGAAAAGATCAGGGCGGGGGACCCGGCGGATCAGGCGACCGAGCTGGGTCCGATGATCGAGGAGGCCGAGGCCAGGCGAGCGCAGGAGTGGGTGGACGAGGCAGTGGCGCAGGGCGCATCGGTGCTGACCGGCGGCAGGCGCGACGGGGCGTTCTACAGCCCGACCGTGCTGGAGGATGTGGAGCACGATATGAAAGTCTACAGCTCGGAGGTGTTCGCGCCGGTGGTCTGTATCGAGCGCTACGACGATTTCGACGACGCCCTGGAGCGGGTCAACAACAGCGAATACGGCCTTCAGGCCGGCGTCTACACCTCCTCGCTGCCCAGGGCGATGGAAGCGTTCAGGCGCCTGGAGGTCGGCGGCGTGATGATCAACGATTTCCCCACTTACCGCGTGGACCAGATGCCTTACGGCGGAGTGAAGGGCAGCGGAACCGGCCGCGAGGGCCCGAAGTTCGCTGTCGAGGATATGACCGAGTTGAAACTCTGCGTGTTCAATAACTGATCAGATTACCCGGAGTACGGGGCGGCTATGAGCGGATTCAGGACCAAGGCCCTGCGGATTGTTATCTGGCCGGCGGGTTCGCTGGCGCTTGGTACTGCTGTCGCCTTCCTCTTTGCCGAGTGGTACCGGGCTGCCGACCACACCGGCAGACTGCTGGAGAGGCGAGGCTGCGGTTTCGAGGTGGTGGAAAAAGAGCTGGCCGAGGTCGCGGGCCGCCGGGCCGTGGCTTTCTCGCTGACCGATAACCTGGGCCGGGTCAGCAGCGGCTGTCTCAGCCTGCCGGCTACGGTTGCCGAGCCGCTGCCCGCGGTCTTGATCCTTGGCGGTCACGGTACCGGGGCGCGGGCGGTGGAGCTGGTGAAGCTGGACCGGCCCGCCGTACTTTGCGGCATGGATTACCCCCCGATCCCCGAACACAGGGTCCATCCGGCCCGCTTTCCCTCGCTGCTGTTCTCTCTCGACAGCCTGGTCACCGATGCAGTGGGGATGGCGTTTACCGCTATCGACTATCTCAGCGCCCACTCCGCTGTCGATTCAACCAGGATAACTGTCCTCGGGGCCAGTTTCGGGGTGCCGTTCGCCGTAATCGCCGGCCTGGACCCGCAGGTGGACGGCATGGTGCTGATCTACGGCGGCGCCGGGATGGAGCGGGTAATCGAATGGAACCTGCGCGGGAAAATCAGGTCGGGTCCGCTCAGGAGATTCGTCAGCTATATCCTGGGCACTTTTGCCGCCCCCTTCGAGCCGTCCTCTTACATCGGAGAGTTTTCACCGCGGCCGCTGCTGATTGTCAACGGGTCCGGCGATACGAAAATACCGGTTGAATCCGCCTGTCAGCTTTACGCCGCAGCCGGTGAGCCTAAGGAACAGGTTTGGGTCCAGGGGGAGCATATTCATCCCTCCAACCGTCAACTGATCGATTCGCTGACCGCGGGAATTTCTGGCTGGATGGTTCGCCAGGGCTTATTGTGATACGGTGCTGGAAAGCCGGCTGGCGGGCCGGGCCGGAGACATAAAATTCACGCGGAATTAACGGGGATATCCGGCGCATTATCCTGACGCTGCGGCACGGTTTTCATGCGGAAAAACTGTCAAGAAAAAAATTGGAGAAAAAAGTTGATTTTTCCCGAAAAGCACAATATATAGTATATGCGAAGAATCACGGTACAAGATACTCACTATTCGGGAACAAGAGGGGAACACAGATGCAAGCTGACAAAACCAGACAGAAAACTGCCCGAAAGGCCGAAGCCGGAGAAGTTGCCAACCGCCTGAAAAGCGACGTTACCGCGCGGGAAATACCGGCGGAGGAACAGTTGTTCGGCCAGGGGGTGTTCGAGTACCCCGATCGGATCGAGCGGGTGTTCACCACCGAAGGGAAGGACGTTTATTCGATGGTGAACTGGTCCCGCCGGTCGCTGAAGATGGTCGACCATACCAAGGGCAAGGTGGTCTATCAGGCTGACGAGTTGGAGTTCCCCTCCACCTGGAGCGAAAACGCCTGCAAGATCACCGCAAGCAAATATTTCAAGAAATCGAGCAGATACGAAGAAACCAGCCTTCGCCAGGTAATCGACCGGATTGTGGATACGATCGCCGACGAGGGCGGCAAGGCGGGCTATTTCGCCGCCGATGACGAGCAGGTGACTTTCCGGGCCGAATTGACGTTCATCATGCTCGACCAGCGCGCCTGTTTCAACAGCCCTGTCCTGTTCAACGTGGGTGTCCCCGGTGAGCGTCCCCAGGCCAGCGCCTGTTTCATCAACTCGGTCAAGGACGACATGCACGATATATCCAGGCTGATTGTCAACGAGGGGCAGATATTCAAGTGGGGCAGCGGCTCGGGAGTGAATTACAGCACTCTGCGTTCGGAGGGCGAGCCGCTCTCCACCGGCGGTACGGCCAGCGGCCCGCTGAGTTTCATGAAGGTGCTGGACGCCAACGCCGGAGCGATCAAGAGCGGCGGCAAGAGCCGTCGCGCGGCCAAGATGTGCGTGCTCAACGCCGACCATCCCGATATCGAGCGCTTTATCGACTGCAAGGTGGTCGAGGAGAAGAAGGCCCAGGTGCTGATCGACGCCGGTTACGACGGCTCTATCGCCGGCGAGGCCTACAGCACGATCACCTACCAGAACGCCAATAACAGCGTCCGCGTGACCGACGATTTTATGAAGGCTGTCGAGAGCGACGGCAAGTGGGAGCTTAAGGAAGTGGTCAGCCGCAAGGTGGTGCGCGAGGTTGAGGCGCGCAAGATGTTTCGCCGGATGGCCGAGGCGGTCTGGATCACCGGCGACCCTGGTATCCAGTTCGACACCACTACCAACGACTGGCATACCTGCCCCAACTCGGGACGGATTAACAGCTCCAACCCCTGCAGCGAATATGTGTTCCTCGACGACAGCGCCTGCAACCTGGCCTCGATCAACCTGCTTAAGTTTGTCGATGAGGGCGGGTTCAAGGTCGATGATTTCGCGCATACTGTGCGGGTGATGATCACCGCCCAGGAGATTCTCTGCGGCTTCGCCAAGTATCCAACTCCCGAGATCACGCGCAGCAGCCACGATTTCAGGCCCCTGGGTCTGGGCTACACCAACCTGGGCGCGCTGCTGATGACCCACGGGCTGGCCTACGACTCCGACGGCGGCCGTCAGGTGGCCGGCGCGATTACCGCGCTGATGCACGGCCTGGCCAACGAATCCAGCGGCTGGCTGGCCCGGAGGGTGGGGCCGTTCGCCGGCTACAAGACCAACGAGAAGCCGATAAGCCAGGTGCTCGACAAGCACTACGCGGTCCTGGTGAGTATCGCCCCGCGCGAGGGCAGCGAGACGCCTCCCCTGTACCGGGAGACTTACAGCCAGGCGAAGGCGAGCTGGGACCGGATCTGCTGTGAAAAGCGCTACGACAAGGGCTTCCGCAACGCGCAGGTCACGCTGCTGGCGCCCACCGGCACGATCAGTTTCTTCATGGATGCGGTCACCACCGGCGTGGAACCCGAGCTGAGCCTGATCAAGTACAAGAACCTGGTGGACGGCTCCACTTTGACCCTGGTCAACCCGCTGGTGCGCCGCAGCCTGGAGTATATGAAAGTCAAGCCCGATGTAATCGAGTGCGCCGAGAAGCATATCGAGGAACACGGTAATCTGGAGGAGTTCGGCGATCTTTCGGACGAGCAGAAGAAAGTATTCGCCACCAGCCTGGGCCAGCCGGGTAAGCTGACCACGCTGAAACCGGAGGCCCACGTGCGGATGATGGCCGCCACGCAGCCGTTCCTTTCCGGGGCGATCAGCAAGACGGTCAACATGCCGAGCGACTCGACGGTTGAGGATATCGAGAAAATCTATTTAGACGCCTGGAAGATGGGGCTTAAGTCGATCGCGATCTACCGCGACGGGTGCAAGCGCAGCCAGCCCCTGGAGGGCAAGGGGGCCAAGAAGGCCAGTCCGACCGAAGTGGCCACTGTGCCCAAGCGCCGCCGCCTGCCCACCACCCGCAAGGCGATCACCCACAAGTTCGAAATCGCCGGCCACGAGGGCTACGTTACCGCCGGGATGTACAAGGACGGTAAGCTGGGCGAGATTTTCATCCTGATGCACAAGGAAGGCTCGATCCTGTCGGGACTGCTCGACGCGTTCGGGATTATCACCAGTATCGCCCTGCAGTACGGCGCTCCGCTGGAGGTGCTGGTGGACAAGATGACCCACATGCGGTTCGAGCCGTCCGGGATGACCAAGAACAAGCAGATCCCGATCGCCAAGTCGCTGGTGGACTATATCTACCGCTGGCTGGCGATCGAGTTCATGGACCCCGAAAAACAAGAATCGCTGGGGATCAAGAATATCAAGGCAGTCCAGAGTGCCTCGGAAGTAATCGAGGAGCTGAGCAGGCCCAGGGACGAGAGCGAGGGGCTGGCAGAGAGCGGCCCATCGAACGGCAAACCCGCGTTTGACCTTTTTGGCGACGCGCCCAGTTGCGATACCTGCGGCATGCTGATGGAGCGGCGGGGGAGCTGCTACGTGTGTTCCTCGTGCGGAGACACGACCGGCTGCAGTTAACGCGAAAGAGGGACTGCCAGCCACAAACCGGACAGGAGGCCGCGGGTCGCACGTTGACCCGCGGCCTTTTTTCATATTTTATGAGTCCAAACAGGGAGTTGACACGTAATAAATAAATGAACTATTATTATCAAAGAGGGGTATGAAGAAAAAATAAATCGGGAGAAACCGCGATGCCCCTATCGTGTAAAAGTGCGGTTTTCACATTTTCTTCGTTGCTTTTCTTCCTGCTGTTTTTATGTATTTCCCCACCGCCTTTACTATCCTGCCAGGACAGCCTGGACCTCCACCTGGCTCATCTCGATAGCACGCTCAAGGCCAACCCCAAAGACTCCGAGGCACTGCTGGAGCGCGGCCGCGTGCTGCTCGCCGCAGGCCGTCCGGATGAGGCCCGCGTGCAGTTCAACCTGGCCCGGAATACTGAATCCAAAGAAATTATCGCCCGGGCGCGGATCGGCCTGGGGGATGTGTACCGCGTGAAGCCTAACCGCAAATGGTGGGCGATCAGGGAATACCGGATGGCGATGAAAGCGGATTCGGCTTTCCGGTGCGAGGGGTTATATAAAATCTCCCAGACCGCTTTCGAGCTTGGCTGGACCCATGGCTACAATGTGGCCTGCGATGCGCTCACCGAGCTGGTCTGCCTGGACCCGAAATACAAAAATGTGCTGAAAATCTGGTGGGAGAAGATATTTACCCAAAGCGATGATGAACTCCGCGATGTCTGCCGCCGATTCGATGAGCTTGTGGACCAGGGAAGCGAAAACCGGGACCTCCTGATTTATATGGCGCGGATCCGCTCCCGGCTGGGTCAACCGGACAGCGTGATGGTCGCCCTCGGAAAACTGGAAACTCTCAGCTCGGAGCACAGGCGCTCGGAGCGGCTGCTGCTGGAGGCGCAATGCCAACTGGTGCGTGGAGACACCCTGGGGTTCGAGGAATGCTACAACGAGTCGCTGCGGTACGCCGAACAAGACGACGACTTCACCCATCTTATCCGGGATTCCGAGCCGATATTCAACCCCACCGAAACGGCAAAATGGGATTCGCTCGAGACCCCGGCCGGGAAGTCCGCCTTTTTCCATACTTTCTGGAAGCGGCGCGATCCCGACCCGACCACACCGCACAACGAGCGCCTGCTGACCCATTACAGACGCCTCAATGAAGCGAAGAAAAAATACTGGGATTACACTCCGCATAGCCTGTTCATGACGTCATATACATATTACAGGCTCATGGCCTCCAGACCGGTATACAGCTATGACAATCCATATTTTGATTCTGAATACGATCCGGATCTCTGGTGGGACAACTGCCGCCCGTTGGCTCTGCAGCAACGGGGGTTATTCTATATCCGCCACGGGGAACCGGACGTCCTTTATAGTTTCGGATTTCCCTGGGATGCTTCCCTGACTCCTCCGTCATACGAGGCCTGGCAGTATGGCACGGCCTTCTTTCTTTTCAACAGGAAAAAGGGTTTTTACGCTGCCTCCAAAAGCTATGCTGAGCAGGGCAACATCACTGTAGCAATGAATTCGGAGACATACAAGGACCCTCTGCCCAGGATCAACCAGGCATTCTATGGAGTTGATTTCAGGGGTGAGGACGGCAGGCTGGAAGTGGAATTCTACCAGTCCATCCCTGTCTCGGTCGATAGTGTTTCGGTCGGCACTCCCGGGGCGACTGTTGTGGTCTACGATTCCCTGTGGCGGGAGCTGGTCCGCAGGGAGCGGAAATCGCAATGGGTGTTTACCGGCCGCGACAGCATGTGCATCGCGGTCAACAGCGTGCAGCTTGAGCCGGGCCCGATGTTCTACGCGCTGCGCATGGATGTACCGGGCTACCGCTCGGTGGTCAGGAGGAATATCGATCCGACGCCGTACTCCGGCAAAGAGCTCGAACTCAGCGGCGTTATCCTGGGCAGTCCGCCACCGGTGGGTGTGAGAGTGCACCGGCGCATGGGAGTCAATATCCTGCCCAGGCCGTCGCTGACCTTCAGGCAGGGAGAGTTGATCTCGGTCTATCTTGAAGTCTACGGGCTTGCATCGGACCGGAACGGCGGGCGTTCGTTCAGGGAAAACGTGACTGTCGGCCTTGAGGGGGAGATGGCGGAGAAGAGTCTTATTCAGAGGATTTTTGGCGGTAGGACTCCGCGCACCAGCCTGACCCTGAGTTTCGACAGAGTTTCCCGGACCGCCGCTGGACCGCTGGCCGAAACTTTCAATATTGATACCTCGGACCTGGTCCCCGGCCGCTATTCGCTGAAAATCGCCATCTCGGATAACGCTTCCGGACAGGAAAATGCGATTGCCTGCGGGTTTATGCTCGTGGAGTGATTCTGGAGTAAAAATCAGCAACGCAAAGGGCCGCCCATCACATCGATGAGCGGCCCGTTTTACAGATAATCTGGCGTCCCCAAGGGGACTCGAACCCCTGTTGCCGCCGTGAAAAGGCGGAGTCCTGGGCCACTAGACGATGGGGACGTTTTTTGCCGTGTCCAGAGCAGGAGCCGTAAAAATATTTGCGAGGGCCCGCGCTGTCAAGTAAAAGCAGGTATTTTACCCCTGCTGGTCACTGAAGATTTCCTGGTACAGCTTGTCGCTGAGCTCGACACCCTCGCGCTCCGAGCGTAGCCGGCTGGCCGCGGAGCGCTCGCCGGGCAGCAGGGCGGGCTGCCCCTCCACGGCAGGGCGGGCGGCCTTGATCGCTGCAACCAGTTCCCCGGTGATCCTGTCGTAGTCGACGGCGTCAACCAGGATATCCCGGTGCAGGGCGATCACGCTCAGGCCGTAGTCGCTGCGGGGGCCGGGCATGACTGTGGCGCCGGTGAGCGCGGTGGTCAGTATCTGCACCACCACGGAGAGGGCATAACCCTTGTGGCCGCCGAACGGCAGCAGGCAGCCGCCGCGCAGGGCGGTCTCGGGGTCGGTGGTGGGATTGCCCTCAGAGTCCAGCGCGACACCATCGGGGATCGGTTTGCCTTCGGCCATCGCTACCCGGCAGTCGCCGTAAGTGGTAGCGGTGGTGGCCAGGTCGGCGACAATCGGCTCGGGATCGCGGGGCAGACCAACGGTGAGCGGATTAGTGCCCAGCACCGGCGCTGTCGCGCCGTGGGGAGCGGCCATCGGCGAGCAGTTGGCGAACCATAGACTGACATGGCCCGCCAGCGCCAGCTTGCGCGCGAAATAGCCGATCGGGCCGGTGTGGGTGGCCCCCCGGCAGCCGATCACCGCCACGGGCGAGCCGGAGAGCATCTCCAGCGCCTTTTCGG of the Candidatus Glassbacteria bacterium genome contains:
- a CDS encoding Ldh family oxidoreductase → EKALEMLSGSPVAVIGCRGATHTGPIGYFARKLALAGHVSLWFANCSPMAAPHGATAPVLGTNPLTVGLPRDPEPIVADLATTATTYGDCRVAMAEGKPIPDGVALDSEGNPTTDPETALRGGCLLPFGGHKGYALSVVVQILTTALTGATVMPGPRSDYGLSVIALHRDILVDAVDYDRITGELVAAIKAARPAVEGQPALLPGERSAASRLRSEREGVELSDKLYQEIFSDQQG
- a CDS encoding GWxTD domain-containing protein, with amino-acid sequence MPLSCKSAVFTFSSLLFFLLFLCISPPPLLSCQDSLDLHLAHLDSTLKANPKDSEALLERGRVLLAAGRPDEARVQFNLARNTESKEIIARARIGLGDVYRVKPNRKWWAIREYRMAMKADSAFRCEGLYKISQTAFELGWTHGYNVACDALTELVCLDPKYKNVLKIWWEKIFTQSDDELRDVCRRFDELVDQGSENRDLLIYMARIRSRLGQPDSVMVALGKLETLSSEHRRSERLLLEAQCQLVRGDTLGFEECYNESLRYAEQDDDFTHLIRDSEPIFNPTETAKWDSLETPAGKSAFFHTFWKRRDPDPTTPHNERLLTHYRRLNEAKKKYWDYTPHSLFMTSYTYYRLMASRPVYSYDNPYFDSEYDPDLWWDNCRPLALQQRGLFYIRHGEPDVLYSFGFPWDASLTPPSYEAWQYGTAFFLFNRKKGFYAASKSYAEQGNITVAMNSETYKDPLPRINQAFYGVDFRGEDGRLEVEFYQSIPVSVDSVSVGTPGATVVVYDSLWRELVRRERKSQWVFTGRDSMCIAVNSVQLEPGPMFYALRMDVPGYRSVVRRNIDPTPYSGKELELSGVILGSPPPVGVRVHRRMGVNILPRPSLTFRQGELISVYLEVYGLASDRNGGRSFRENVTVGLEGEMAEKSLIQRIFGGRTPRTSLTLSFDRVSRTAAGPLAETFNIDTSDLVPGRYSLKIAISDNASGQENAIACGFMLVE